A window of Paenibacillus polygoni contains these coding sequences:
- a CDS encoding MFS transporter, with translation MSKLEVLQNPKQRKLLFSAGLSWMFDAMEVGMMSFIVAALAKEWLLSPGEVGLISSSTSIGMVVGAALAGTLADKYGRKAVLMWTLLIFSVASGFSALATGYVFLCLIRFVAGIGLGGELPVASTLVSESVSAKERGRAVVLLESFWAAGWIISALISFFIIPEYGWRVAFLIGALPAFYALYLRKAIQDPPEFKKKKELKKVSFGEKFKSVWSAEHRKTTLMLWILWFTVVFSYYGMFLWLPSVMTSKGYELVKSFQYVLIMTLAQLPGYFTAAYFIEKFGRKFVLVVYLVMTGFSALWFGNAGSELSLIIAGMSLSFFNLGAWGGMYAYTPELYPLRTRSTGVGLSASVGRIGGVIAPLLVGLLVQKGVSFSTIFTLFFITVLVGAAAVLVLGKETKGIELAD, from the coding sequence ATGAGTAAACTCGAAGTCTTACAAAATCCGAAACAACGTAAGCTGCTTTTTAGCGCTGGGCTGAGCTGGATGTTTGATGCCATGGAAGTAGGTATGATGTCCTTTATCGTAGCTGCTTTGGCGAAGGAATGGCTCCTTAGTCCAGGCGAAGTAGGGCTTATCTCAAGTTCCACTTCGATTGGGATGGTCGTTGGAGCTGCCCTCGCAGGGACACTGGCTGATAAGTATGGGAGAAAAGCCGTTTTAATGTGGACGCTGCTTATTTTCTCGGTAGCAAGCGGATTTTCAGCTTTAGCTACTGGGTATGTGTTCCTTTGCCTCATTCGCTTTGTTGCCGGGATTGGTCTTGGAGGAGAGCTTCCGGTTGCCTCTACGCTGGTATCAGAATCGGTATCCGCTAAGGAAAGAGGACGAGCCGTTGTTCTGCTTGAAAGTTTTTGGGCTGCAGGCTGGATTATTTCGGCTCTCATTTCTTTTTTCATCATTCCTGAGTATGGATGGCGTGTAGCTTTTCTAATCGGTGCACTACCGGCATTTTACGCGCTGTACTTACGCAAAGCCATTCAGGACCCACCTGAATTCAAGAAGAAAAAGGAACTGAAAAAGGTTAGCTTTGGAGAGAAATTTAAATCGGTTTGGTCTGCAGAACATCGGAAGACCACGCTGATGTTATGGATCTTATGGTTTACGGTTGTATTTTCTTACTATGGCATGTTTTTATGGTTGCCGAGTGTCATGACGTCCAAAGGGTATGAACTCGTTAAAAGTTTTCAGTATGTACTTATTATGACACTCGCACAGTTGCCAGGTTATTTTACTGCGGCTTACTTTATTGAGAAATTCGGGAGAAAATTTGTACTCGTCGTATATTTAGTGATGACAGGATTTAGTGCGCTTTGGTTTGGAAATGCCGGCTCCGAATTATCCTTAATTATTGCAGGAATGTCACTTTCTTTCTTTAACCTGGGCGCATGGGGAGGCATGTATGCATATACACCGGAACTATATCCGCTGAGAACACGTTCTACTGGCGTGGGGTTATCTGCGTCTGTTGGCCGAATCGGAGGCGTGATTGCGCCGCTTCTTGTAGGTCTTTTGGTCCAAAAAGGGGTTTCTTTTAGCACAATATTCACCTTATTCTTTATTACGGTATTAGTTGGTGCAGCAGCGGTACTCGTGCTAGGAAAGGAAACAAAAGGCATCGAACTTGCAGATTAG
- a CDS encoding nucleotide sugar dehydrogenase, whose translation MNAIENKKAVLGVVGLGYVGLPLAVEMVKQGFTVIGIDLDPSKVESIYQGESYIHDISSEELKTVMQSGRFQPTTDYSMLRVIDALSICVPTPLSENQDPDTSYIETVVDQIKLHMKEGMLITLESTTYPGTTEELIEHKLEAIGKKVGEDYFLCFSPERVDPSNGRFTTFNTPKVIGGTTEECLKLGAALYSQYVETVVPVSNPKIAEMSKLLENTFRSINIAFVNEMAMMCDRMGIDIWEVIDAAATKPFGFMPFYPGPGIGGHCIPLDPMYLSWKAKGFRFYSQFIELAQSTNENMPYYVMNKTATILNEYAKSIRKSNILLLGMAYKPNIADLRESPALEVYELFKEAGANVEYFDPYADTFRDKHGETVHSVEYNPVKFKEYDCIVLITNHKNLEYDEIASLGVPVLDTRNAFKEYPLPHIYKIGHSVQHPAASQEEAVFA comes from the coding sequence ATGAACGCAATTGAAAACAAGAAAGCCGTGTTGGGTGTAGTAGGACTAGGATATGTTGGCCTGCCGCTCGCAGTAGAAATGGTAAAGCAAGGATTTACGGTAATCGGTATTGATCTAGACCCATCCAAAGTGGAGAGTATTTATCAAGGCGAGTCCTACATTCATGATATTTCTTCGGAAGAACTGAAAACAGTAATGCAAAGCGGTCGTTTTCAGCCAACAACAGACTACAGCATGCTGCGTGTGATTGATGCACTAAGTATCTGTGTGCCAACACCGCTCAGTGAAAACCAAGATCCCGATACATCATACATTGAAACCGTGGTAGACCAAATCAAACTTCATATGAAGGAAGGTATGCTCATCACGCTTGAGAGCACAACTTATCCTGGTACAACGGAAGAATTGATTGAGCATAAACTTGAAGCAATTGGTAAAAAAGTAGGAGAAGATTATTTCCTCTGCTTCTCACCAGAACGCGTCGATCCGTCAAACGGCAGATTTACAACTTTTAATACACCAAAAGTAATTGGCGGTACTACCGAAGAGTGCTTAAAACTCGGAGCAGCACTGTACAGCCAGTATGTAGAAACCGTAGTTCCTGTATCCAATCCAAAAATTGCAGAAATGTCCAAGCTGCTTGAAAATACATTCCGCAGTATCAATATTGCGTTTGTAAATGAAATGGCAATGATGTGTGACCGCATGGGAATCGACATTTGGGAAGTCATTGACGCAGCTGCTACAAAACCATTTGGCTTTATGCCATTCTATCCGGGCCCAGGTATCGGTGGACACTGCATTCCGCTTGATCCAATGTACTTATCCTGGAAAGCGAAAGGTTTTAGATTCTACAGCCAATTTATTGAACTTGCTCAATCCACTAATGAGAATATGCCGTATTACGTTATGAACAAAACAGCAACCATTCTAAATGAATATGCGAAATCCATTCGTAAATCGAACATTTTGCTGCTCGGTATGGCGTACAAACCAAACATTGCAGACCTTCGTGAATCTCCAGCTCTTGAAGTTTACGAGCTCTTTAAAGAAGCAGGTGCGAATGTAGAATACTTTGATCCGTATGCAGATACTTTCCGCGATAAACATGGAGAAACAGTTCATAGTGTGGAGTATAACCCAGTTAAATTCAAAGAATATGACTGCATCGTATTAATTACGAACCATAAGAACCTAGAGTATGATGAAATCGCATCGCTGGGCGTACCTGTACTTGACACTCGTAATGCATTCAAAGAATATCCATTACCGCACATTTATAAAATAGGCCATTCTGTACAGCATCCGGCAGCGTCACAGGAAGAAGCGGTATTTGCTTAA
- a CDS encoding response regulator, with the protein MANTVTLERQVKDSVYDILDEQLKGMANENSGVVFVHCMDRDQQPDAELQDILTRTCETEYQVWKDTQSNTIAVFLPFMSLNRTHYQALLIKQSLMQVLPGVDPRLTIASFPEMGKASKHMLKSMAESARLSTDADIKLYTPNETAVRPGKILIVDQEKSTREFLQIRLALQGYDIYEAVDGLSALDMAVKVEPDLILTELNLYGMSGVPFIHQIQNLDLKQQPKVIVLTDQRVEQTITQCFEKGVEDYVTKPFSPVELDARIRRCFQ; encoded by the coding sequence ATGGCAAATACAGTAACTCTTGAGCGCCAGGTGAAGGACAGTGTATATGACATTCTGGATGAGCAGCTAAAAGGAATGGCTAACGAAAACAGCGGCGTTGTGTTTGTTCACTGCATGGATAGGGACCAGCAGCCGGATGCGGAGTTGCAGGATATTCTCACAAGGACCTGCGAAACGGAATATCAGGTCTGGAAAGATACGCAGTCAAATACGATTGCGGTCTTCCTTCCTTTTATGTCACTTAATCGTACACATTATCAGGCCCTGTTAATCAAACAGAGTCTGATGCAAGTGCTACCAGGTGTAGATCCGCGTCTGACGATTGCAAGTTTTCCTGAGATGGGGAAAGCAAGCAAACACATGCTGAAAAGTATGGCTGAATCTGCAAGACTCAGTACGGATGCAGATATCAAATTATATACACCAAATGAAACAGCGGTACGGCCAGGTAAGATTCTCATTGTAGATCAAGAAAAATCAACAAGAGAATTTCTTCAAATCCGCCTTGCTTTGCAAGGGTATGACATTTATGAAGCAGTGGATGGACTTAGTGCCCTCGATATGGCTGTAAAAGTGGAACCGGATCTTATTCTGACCGAACTTAATTTGTACGGGATGAGTGGAGTTCCTTTTATCCATCAGATTCAAAACCTGGATCTAAAACAGCAGCCAAAAGTAATTGTTTTGACAGACCAGCGAGTAGAGCAGACCATCACCCAGTGTTTTGAAAAAGGTGTAGAAGATTATGTAACCAAACCTTTTTCACCTGTGGAACTCGATGCCCGTATTCGCCGCTGTTTTCAATAG